The Methanobrevibacter sp. TLL-48-HuF1 genomic sequence CATTGAAAATTACTGTTGTAATTCCAATATTTACACCTGAAGCCAGTGTCAAAGAGTATGGAATTGAGCTGATTGGCGTAACTCCCAAACCAGACTTTATTGAAAGACCCACACCAAGTGACATTACAAATAATCCACCAACAAATAATATAATTCTTTTAATCCACATTAAAACACCTCACATTTGTTTTAAATCAACTTCACGACCTGTTATTTTTTTAAATCCTTTAACAATATATTCCAACACTGTTCCAACTAAAAATGCTGCTACAATTGTTCCTATCCCAACACTAGCCAAAGGATTTCCAATAAATATCCAGCACATCACTACAGAAATAATTACCATTGCAGCATCAAATCCTACTTTAACCTTTGGAAAAGGCAAATCATATGTAATAGCTATTGCCTGCATTACACCTTCACCTGCAAGCTGAACAATATGAGGCGGAAGGTATAAAAATATTCCAAATGCCAGAACCACAATACTGATTCCCAGAAATATAAAGTCTCCAATAAGACCTGGAGGTTTCGGTACAAATGAAACCAGATACACTGCCAAAGTTGTAAAATATCCGAAAAGAACCCCTGCAACAACCTGCAGCAGTATTTTAGCTTTAAAATTCTCTCTTAGAATTAAAAACTGCAGTATTACAAGAGCAATGTGAAACAGTATAGTTGCAAATCCTACTTCTATTGCCCATACATGCATCATGGAATAGGGAATTGAGCTAACTGGAGAAGAGCCCAAATCAGACCTGAATGAAAATGCAATACCTGCAGTCATTACAAAAAGTCCCAGGACATATAATGAAATCCTTTTAATCATATTTCCGTTCATAATCATCACATCTGTTTAAAATCCACTACTTCTCCGGTCAAATAGCTGTTAAGTTTATGAATGTATTTTAATACAATTCCAACAAAAACAGCTGAAAGAATTGTTCCAATACCTATACTGCCCCCAATTACTCCCAAAAATACAAAACACAATATTAAAGAAATAACAAGCAGGCCAACATCATAAACAACCTTGGTTTTTGAGAAAGGCTTGTTAAATGCAATAGCTAATGCCTGTGTTACCCCGTCAACAGATACCGGAATAATGTTTGCAGGAACATAGAAAAACAATCCCAAAGCTACACTGAATATGCTTAAACATGTCAGCAGCAGTTCAAATAGAATACTGGCTGAATCAGGAATAAAACCCATTAATCCAACTGAAAAACTTGTGAAATATCCGAACAATATTCCAACAAAGACCTGCAGGAAGTGTTTAACTTTAAAGTCCTTTCTTAACAATACCAATTCTATTAAAACTAAAATTGCATGAAATATAATTGTAGCCTGACCTATTTCAATTCCCCAAATCAAATTTAAAGTGTATGGAACTGAACTGACAGGTGTTGCTCCTAAATTAGATTTTATTGAAAAACCTATCCCCAGAGTTATAAACCACAATCCCAGAAGATAGTTAAATACTCTTTTAAATGTTAATCTGTCATTTCCAAAAAAATCCATACTATACTATATGTACTACACAATATTTAAAAACTATAAAAATAAGACATTTATATAGCTTTATCATAAGCTAAATCATAAAATTTATTTTTACATACGGAGGAAATTTTAAATGGATGAAATTTTATTAATGCTTCCAGGTCCAACAACAGTACACCCAAGAGTACTTAATGCTATGTCTCAAGCTGTTGTAAATCATAGAGGAGCTAAATATGGAGAAATCTTAACTGAAACCAGCGAATTAATGTCTGATGTTTTCCAAACCTCTAACCAATCCTATTTATTAACCGGGTCTGGAACTGCAGCAATGGAAGCAGCTATAAGTAATGTAGTAAATTCCGGAGAAAAAGTCTTAAATGTTGTAGGAGGAAAATTCGGAGAACGTTTCATGAAAATAGCTAATGCTCATGGAATTACCACCGAAGAATTAGCAGTAGAATGGGGAACTGCAGTAACTCCTGAAGCTATTAAAGCTGCTCTTGATGCTGATGAAGATATTAAAGCTGTATCTGTTGTTCATAATGAAACTTCAACTGGTGTAGCAGCACCTATTGAAGCAATCGGTAAAGTAATGAAAGATTACGACGCCCTCTACATTGTAGATACTGTATCTTCCCTTGGAGGAGACTATGTTGATGTAGACAAATTCGGAATAGATGTATGTATTACCGGATCCCAAAAATGTATTGCAGCACCACCTGGAATGGCTGCTATTACATTAAGTGATGATGCTTGGGCTGCTGCAGATAAAGTAGACTCCCATACTTTCTACTTAGATATGCAAGCTGCTAAAAAAAGTGGAGACAAAAATCCACCTCAAACTCCATACACTCCTTCTGTATCTCTAACTTATGCTATGAACGAAGCATTAAAAATGGTTATGGAAGAAGGATTAGAAAACAGAGTTGCACGTCACCACAAAGCTGCTAAAGCTAGTGTAGCTGCTGTAAAAGCATTAGGTTTAGAATTATTCGCAGATGAAAAAGTATCCTCAGCTACTGTAACTGCAGTTAAAATGCCTGAAGGCATAACTGATGCAGACTTCAGAGGAACTGTCCGTGACAAATACGGAGTAGAATTAGCTGGTGGACAAGACCACTTAAAAGGAAACATATTCAGAATAGGACATATGGGAAACATTTCCTACAAAGAATTAGTACAAACCTTTGCAGCTATCGGAATGACTTTAAAAGGTCTCGGTGCAATTGAAGATGCAGGTGCTGGAGTAGCATCCATTACAGAATCATACTTATGATTCTTCTTTTTTTCTTTTTTTAAATTTGATATTATATCAAATCCTTATTTTTAGAGTTGCATATCATCAAAATATAACTGCTTCACTTTTCAACAGCTATGAAAATTTTATCGACTATACTCGATAAATTTTAAAAAATAGCAGAAATTTCTTTTATACTCGATAAAAATCAAGATTTCAAAATTACATTAAAATCATTATTTTATTGATTTAAGAATGTAAAATTGTTTTTAGAAAAAACTGACCAATTTATAAACTATAAAAACCAATGAGATATTGGATATCCAATAAAAACAACAGGGGGTTTTAATCATCAACTATCACATACTGGACATAACATTAAAAGAAATAGCAAATACCTCAATAAATGAACTGTTAGAATTTATGAACATCGATTATGAAATTGTAGAATCAGCCAAAACAGAATTCAGCGAATTAAAAAATAAAAGATATCATCTGGACTACGTAGGTAAAACAAAAGACAAAATTTATATTCATATAGAATTTCAAGCAAGATTTCCAACAAAAAAGGAATTGCAAAGAATCTTCGCTTATGTCGCATTACTACATGAATACACCGGCTGTTTTGTTGAAACCTACATCATTTGTGTTCAAGCAATACCGAACGACCAGATTATCCATCAGTACAGTAAAGACAATGTTTTTAAAATTAACATCATGTCCTTAAAAAACATTGACGGAAATAAAAAAATAAATAGTATAAGTAAAAAAATAGAAAACAACGAAAAACTAACACCAACAGAAATACTTGCTTTGAAATTAATGCCGTTTACAAGCTATAAGGAAACAACAGAAGAAATAACATTGAAAACTGCTCAATTAACCAATAAAATAACAACATTAACCATAGACGAACTTAACAACATCAAGTACATTCAACAGGCAGTATGTTCCAAAGTAATAAAAAAAGAACACCAACAACCAATAATGGAGGAAATAAAAATGAGAAACACACTATACGACCAAGCCAGAAAAGAAGGAATAAAAGAAGGAATAAAAGAAGGAATAAAAGAAGGAATAAAAGAAGGAATAAAAGAAGGAATAAAAGAAGGCAAAACAGAAATAACAAACGAAATAACAACACTAATTCAAAAAGGAAAACTGCCTAAAGACACTTTAGACAAAATAACTTCCCTAAAAACATAAAAATGATTCATAAAATAGGCTTGATAATAGCTAAATTATTAAGCCTGAAATTTTTTTAAATAAACAAAATATTTAATATTTGATAGCTAATATTATAATTAACTAAAAAAATGGATGTGTCAAAATATGGCTGAAAATATTAAAACAAGTGTAGAAGAATTACGTAAACTTATCAGTATTGAAAATGTTGTTGGAAAACCTATTGATGCAGGAGACCAATTTTTAATTCCGGTAATGAGAATGGGAGTAGGTTTTGGAGCCTGTGAAAACATACTGGGCAATGATGGAAATGATACTGTAGGTGCCGGTGCTGGTGTTGAACCTGTTTCCATGGTAATTATTCCAAAAAATGCTAAAAGCGGAGAAGGAGTTAAAGTTGTTAACTTAACTAAAGGAACTGAAACCAACAAAGCATTGTCTGATTTAGGACTGATTGTGTCTGACCTTGTTAAAAATTATTTTTCACAATCTTCAGACGACTACGATGAATCAGAATATATTGAACCTGAGTTTACAACTACCGAAGAAGAAGACCAATAAATTTTTTAAAAAAGGGATATTTTGAATACCATATACATCCTAGGAATGATTTTACTCTTAATCATTCTAATCATTATTATTTTTTTATATATGGGTCTTAGAATATCACTTAGCTTTGAAAAAACTGGAAGCAAGCTTTCAGCTATTGTTAAAATAAATATTTTTAAAAAAATAACTGTTTATAATTCTTCAAAAGAAAAAGAATCCGAAGAAGAAGCAGACGAGAAAAAAGGGTCTAAAAATTTAATGAACCCCCTTAAAAATGCTCTGCCTTACATTACAGATTTTTTAAAAAAAACCGCAAAATCCATTAAAGTTACAAAATTAGAAAATCATCTTAAATTTGGACTGGCCAGCTATGCAGATACTGCACAATATATTGGATATATCTGGGCAATTAACGGATTTATTAAAACATTATATCCTGTTTCTAAAGTAAGTGCCGAACCTGTTTTTGGAGATCCTGTAATTGATTTTAAAGGATGCTTAGATGTTGATATTAATCTTTTAAAGCTGATTTTGCCTGTTGTCAGTTTAATTTCCAAAAAAGAAATCAGGATTTTGATTAAGGCTTTTAGAGGTGATAAAAATGAAAGATGATTTTTCAGGATTTGCAAAACACCAAAAGGAAAAGCTTGACAAATACTTCAAAAAGGATGAAGAGCTAACCTTTAAAAAAATAGCTGTTGGAGAGGATAACTTTTATTTTATCTATAAATCAAAAGCAGTTATCTTAAAAGATAAAATAGCCAGTTATGAACTGATACCCCTCGGATTTATCCACAACACAGATGATGAATACTATTACTATTCATTTGACGGCAACTGCCAGGGGTATGAAGATATTGTAAAAAAATTTGTTGAAGAATGCCTTATTTAGGAAGAGGAATATCTTCAAACCTTACAGCAACATCCATAATGTCATAATCCTCTGCATCCTGGAAATCTTCAAGCTTTTCTACTCTTTTTGCTTTTAATCCGTATGCTTCAGCTACTTTTACAAAGTCAGGATTTTTTAAATCTGTCTGATAGGGTTCCATACCATATTTATTAACTTCATGCTGTCTTATAATGCCATATTGTGAGTTGTTTATTATGAAAATTAAAATATTCAAACCATACTCTTTTATTGTAGCCAACTCCTGAATATTCATCTGGAAATCTCCGTCTCCGTTGATTACAATTATTTTTTTATCAGGATTTGCAACTGCTGCTCCAATAGCTCCAGGAATTCCGTAACCCATTGGTCCAAGTGCTGACTGGAACAGCAGCTGGCCAAAGTCAGAGGATTTTTTAAGCAGTGTTACCCATGTAATATGACTTCCGGCATCACCGATTACAATATTATCCATATATTGCTTTAAAATTTCATTAATAGCTACCTGCGGTCTTAACGGAAGTGTTTTATCTCCCAATCCTTCAACAGCTATTTTATTGTCAATTTCCAATATTTCATCTAACCAGTCTGCTTTTTTAAAGTCAGCTTCACATAAAAAGTCTTCAACACTTCCCTGAATCGGATAATCTCCTTTAAGATGCTTTTTATTAATATTTACATGAATTAATCTGTCTTCAATTTCTTCCAATGATGTAAATGTTCTTTCAGAAGCTCTTGCACCTAAAGCTATGATACAGTCCGAATTTTTTAGAGCATAATCTGCTCTGGGAGTTCCTCTTGAACCTATCATTCCCAGATTTAAAGGATTGTTTTCATCTATGATTCCTTTTGAATTAAAGGTAGTTGTTACCGGAATTCCATTACTTTCAGCTATCAGTTTTAAAACTTCCCTTTGTGATATTGCTCCTGAACCCAATACAAAGAGAGGTTTTTTAGATTTGTTTATTAATTCCTGAGCTTTTTTAACATTTGACAGGTCATTTTCACACAAATAACATAAATCAAAGTCCTGAAAGTCCTCGCTTAACAGAACATCACTTGACAAATTTATATGAACAGGACCTTTGGGATCGTGTTTAATTTTATAAATAGCTGCCCTTAGTGCATATACTGCTTCAGTTCCGTTTAAGGGATTGAATGATTCATCAACAATATTTCTAAAAATTTCTGATGTCGGAAGTGACTGGAAAACATCCTCATTTCTCAAATCAGTGGGATTGTCTCCTGTTAAAACCAGAAGAGGCACATTGTCTTTGTATGCTCCGGCCAGAGCCATTGTAAAATTAAGTGCTCCCGGTGCTGCAGTAGCTACACATGCACTTAATTTATGAGATGATTTGTAATATGCATCTGCTGCATGCATAGCTGCCTGTTCATGCCTTACCAGAACATGATTTATTTTGGAATCTTTGAGAGCTTTATAAAACGGCAATATCTGTTCTCCGGGAAGTCCGAAAATATTTTCCAGACCTTCCTCTTCAAGGATTTTAACTAAATAAGCAGCTACATTCATTATTATTCCTCTTCCTGATAAGATCCGCTGTATTGGCCGGAGCCTTCAACTTCAAAAACAACTCCCTGAGCTATTCTGTCTCCTTTTTTGATTTTATATTCATAATCTCCGTGATTATAAATCATGAACATTAAAGTTCCGAAAAAACCGGGATCTCCAACAGCTGTCTGAACTGAGACAAAAGACCTCAGTAATGTGGATCTCGGCAAGTATAACATAGAGTATCCTTTCGGAATTTTGATTTTCCTGTCAATTGAAGCAAGATAAGCGGTGTGGGGTTTTAAAGTGTAAACAGGGCCTTCCAATTCTTTAATTTCAGGAAGATTTTTTTCATTGTCAATCAGGGAACCTTCACTTTCCTGAGTATAAATTTTATCTAAAGCCAAATCAATTCCTGAAGGCTGAACCAAATCTTTAAAATCCGGAAACAGTTTAACAAGTTCATTTTCACCAAGCATAATAATCACTTAATAGATAGTTTATTATATCTGATTAATAAATTTTAAAAACAGGGAGGAAAAAATTATGCCAGTAATAACAATAGCCGGAAATGACACAATCCGTGTTGAAGATAAAAGAGAAATGGTAAAAAAAGTAAGTGAAATAGTAGCTGACAGTTACGGATTACCAATAGAAGCAATAACAGTACTTGTTCAAGCTTATCCGAAAGAAAGCATCGGAGTAGCTGGTGAATTATTAAGTGATAGGGAATAAATTTCCTTATCATTTAAACCTATCAGTATTTTATTGTTATAATGCAGATACTGGCAATAGCTAATCCATATTATCTTCAAAATAGTCATACAGCTCATCTTTAACTGGAATATGGAGATTATATTTAATATTAACAATCGGCAAGTCCTTGTCTTTGCTTCTGATAGTTGTCTGAATAAAATCAAATGGTTCAACCTGACCCATATAATAGAAATCCTTACCTTCATCATCACTTTTCTTAATAAATAAATGTATCTTCAAATTAGTTTTCTGATAATTTTTAATTGCAAGTACTTCCTTACTATCTAATTTAAGCCTACTTCTAGTCATCCAGCTGAAAACATTCTTATTTACAAACTCATCTAGATACTTAGTACTATCTGAAATGTCTTCTTTTTTATCATAAGTTACAAAAATAGGGCAGGTATTGTGTTTTACTCTATATCCGTATAATGTGGAGCTGTCATCATTTGGCCAATTAAGTAATCTGCAAACGTCCCTTCTTGAATACTTGGCGTATAGTGTTAAATTTTCACCTTCAACTTGAGCATTGTATTCTGTTTTGTATTTAAGCAATCCATAATCAATTACATCCAAAACATGTTTTCTGTAAGTTTCATGAGACAGATACTCTTTAAAATCATTTGAGATTAGAAATTCATTCATGAAAGACAATTCGGAAAAATCTTTCTTATCTTTTTTACTGAACTCAAGATTTAAAACATTAATTGCATTTTCAATTGATTTTACATCATTTTGAATATCATATTCTGCTTTTAATAAGTGTTCAATTGATTCAACTGAGAAATAACCATTATAAATTAAAGATTTTAAAATCAGCAACTCATGAGGTCTTTTTCCACTGGCCAAGTTTTTGGATATGAATTTTAAAGATGAAATTTCCTCTTCTGAAAGGTATTCATCATAATCTTTATCTGCCTTTTTTAAAAATGAATAATAGCAATCCATTGCAGTATGATTTAAGATTAATAAAGGATCCATTTCACCATTTTCATAGAAATCCAAAAGCATTGGAATTCTGCCTAATTTAAACTTCAGATTATTGTATTTTTCCTTAAAAAGAGCTATTCTTGAAAATGAAGTGTTGTTTATAGAATTATAAATTCTCTTTTTAGAAACTTCATCAAAACTGATTGAAGAAGCTCCAGGAATCACTTTATTTCCCTCCATCAGATAACGGCGAATATTATCCTTATCATAAGATCTGTCCCCTGAAAGAGCTATTGGAATCATGAAATTGTTTTTATAATTTCCAATAAAATCCAGAATAACAACATAGTCTTTGTTTTTAAATTTCCTAAGGCCTCTTCCCAATTGCTGAATAAATATAATTGGAGATTGTGTTGGCCTTACAAGTAAAACCTGATTAATTTCAGGAATATCTACCCCTTCATTAAAAATATCAACTGTAAAAATGTATTCCAACTTGTTTTTAGCCTCATCATTAGTCAGTCTGTAAATTGCATCTTCCCTTGTCTGCTGTGAATCATCACCTGTCAGGACAGTTGCCGGATGGCCTCTTTTATTAAATGCTTTTGAAAGCTCATTTGCTTCTTTTTTCCTGCTGCAAAATACCAAAGCTTTAATTCTGTCTCCAGAATATCCGTAATAGGCTGATTTTTCAAGCAAATAATTTACCCTGTCATCTGAAACCAACTGATTGAATTCTGTTGAATCATCAACAGTTTCTCCGTCAATTTCCAAGTCAGATATTCCAAAATAATGAAAAGGACACAACAAATCCTCTTCCAAGGCGTCTTTAAGTCTGATTTCACAGGCCAGATTATGGTCAAAGAGTTCATAAATATCAATACCGTCAGGACGCTCAGGTGAAGCAGTCATCCCCAAACAGAATTCAGGTTCAAAATAATCCATGATTTTTTGATAAGAATAAGCACCTGCTTTATGAACTTCATCAATCACAATATAATCAAATTCATCTTTTTCAAATTTAGTGTAAACATCATCTTTAGACAATGTTTGAATTGTTGAGAATAAAAAATTAGAATCATAATCTTTAGAATTACCAGTCAGCAATCCGAAATCTTTTGTATTTTTAAAAACATTTTTATAAGCATTAATAGCCTGTTTGGCGATTTGTTCTCTGTGAACTACAAAAAGAAACTTTTTAGGATTGAAATCCTGAACAGCAAAAGCAGAAGCATAAGTTTTACCAGTACCAGTTGCTGATACCAGAAGTGCCTTTGATTCACCACTTTGAATTAAAGACCTTAAACTTTCCATAAAACCAATCTGCATAGAATTTGGAACCAAATCTTCAGACTGAAGTTTTTTGTAGTTTTCTTTTAGCTTTGTAAAGTTCTTTTGAGAATCATATAATTTCTCATAAGCAGGAAGAACATCATCAAGATTGCTTGCTTCCTGCCATAATGAGTTAAATTCATCCAATAAATTATTCAACACTTCACCGTCATGTAAAGAGGTAAATTCAACATTCCACTCCTTGTTAACAGTCAAAGCATTTAAAGTTAAATTAGAACTGCCTACAATACCTTTGTAAATGTTATTTTTTCTAAAAACATAACCTTTAGTGTGAAAACCATTCTTTTCCTGAGCATACAGCTTAACTTCAATATTATCTAAAGACTGAAGCTTTTTTAAAGCTTTAGGATCTGTAAAATTAAGATAATCAGTTGTAAGAATCTTACCTTTAATTCCCCTTTGTTCAAGCTCTAAAAAATCCTGCAAAAGAGGAGTTAATCCACCTAAAGTAATAAAAGCAGAGCTTATAAAAAATTCGTCACAATTCTGCAGTTCCTCCTTAATGGAATTTAAAACCTTATGATTAAAATTGTTTGAAAGGAATTTAGGTTTAAAATCATTTGCAGGATTATAAGTTTCATTAATAAAAGCGGTTTTAGCTCCTTCTAAAATATCATTCTGATTATCCATAAAAATCACATGTTTTCTTTTAGATAATTGACTGCGTCAATATCCGCCGGCAGCCAATTTAAAGTGTTTAATTCTTCTTTTGTAATCCATTTACCGTCATTGTGTTCTAAAAGTTCGATTGAACCTTCCTTAATTGAACACATAAAACAGGACATGAATAAATAAAAGTTAGGATACTGATACTCAATATCTAAGGCAAATTTATCAACATTAATTTCAATGTTTAATTCTTCTTTAATTTCACGAACTAGAGCCTGCTTTTTGGTTTCGCCAGGTTCGATTTTTCCCCAGGAAACTCCCACATGTTTATAAACTCACCATATCCTCTTTTAGTAGCTAAAATTTTATCTTCATTTTTAATAATAGCTGCCACTACTTTTATTTGTTTCATGTTTTTTACACCTGAATTAAAATATTAATTGAATATATTGGCTGCTTTGTATTTAAATATTCTTAATTCAGTTTATAAATTAATTAATTAACAATTAAACTTCTTATTACATTTTTAATAAAAATAGATAGATTATACTCCTCCTCGCCACCATTTCCAGGAGCTAAGGGAAAAGCGCCAACAGAAGGAATAATTAGATCATTATCTTCTCTAAACAATTTATGTACATTACCTGGGTATAAAACGTATGATCCTTCAGTTTTTAAAATGGAATCCTTGTAAGTATGCATCTTATAAATATCCCCATTTTTAAAAATTCTATCTTTATTTTCATTAGAATCCCTATTATTAACTTCATTTTCAACTTCAGAGAATGTTTTATCTTGAATTTTGTTATAAAAATTAATAACATCCAATTCAGAGCGATATTTTGCATCAAAATGAATAAAATATCTTTCTCCATTTAAATAAATAAGTAATGAGTAATCTGGCCTAAAAGCTAAAGAATATGACCTATATTTTGTATTATTTGAAAATGTTTTATTATAAAATAATTCAATGAAAATATCCTGATCAAATAAATTTAATTTAAATTTTTTAATTGATTTATGTCCTCTTTTAATATCCATTGACCAGTTATCCTTATTAATCTCAAAAACATCTTCAAAATCCACTTTAGAAACACTCATTTCGTTTAAAACTTTTAAAATTTTGAAATAACACCAATATTCATATAATTCACTTAATTTCTTTTCAAAACCTTTGAATTGATTGTTAAGTTCATCCCAACTTAATTTAAAAGAAAATTCAAACATTAAAAAGAATTGGAAAATATCCCTATAACCTTCCCTCTTTTGTAAAACTTGTGAATTAAATGGAATGTAATCTAAAGTACCAATATCTGCAAATAATTTATTGGAAAGATAATATACAATTTCTTCATTGAAAAAAGTTAATTTATCCTTAATATAACCCTCTTTTGAATTGTCTAACAACTTTTCAATCAAATCTCTTACCAATTCTAAAAAATATTTAAAAAATCTATTTTCAGCAACATCAATTGAATCATTATAGTCTATTTCCTCAACTTCAATTGGTAAAAACCCTCCAAGATAATTAGCCAATTTCATATCAGAATCTGTTTTTTGCAACTTATCAGGATTGTTTAAAATATTAATCAATTCCTTTTCACCAGTATTTGATGCAAAAGAAGTTGGAACCACATCGTCACATTCTTCCAACCTAGAATATAAATTCTTAGACAGGTATTCAAAAATAGACGGCAAGTTCTCAGGCCTGAACAAATATTCCAAAAACATGAAATCTTCATAATATGTTGTTTTATTTTTATAATCAATTTCGAATTCCTGATAAAGAGGAGAATCACTTTCAAAAATCAAACCTAATGCATATTGAGATAATTCCGCTATCATGGCAGAATATTGATTAAAATAATCTATTTTTTTAGATCTAACTTCAATTGGAACCTTATT encodes the following:
- a CDS encoding DUF3427 domain-containing protein, which gives rise to MDNQNDILEGAKTAFINETYNPANDFKPKFLSNNFNHKVLNSIKEELQNCDEFFISSAFITLGGLTPLLQDFLELEQRGIKGKILTTDYLNFTDPKALKKLQSLDNIEVKLYAQEKNGFHTKGYVFRKNNIYKGIVGSSNLTLNALTVNKEWNVEFTSLHDGEVLNNLLDEFNSLWQEASNLDDVLPAYEKLYDSQKNFTKLKENYKKLQSEDLVPNSMQIGFMESLRSLIQSGESKALLVSATGTGKTYASAFAVQDFNPKKFLFVVHREQIAKQAINAYKNVFKNTKDFGLLTGNSKDYDSNFLFSTIQTLSKDDVYTKFEKDEFDYIVIDEVHKAGAYSYQKIMDYFEPEFCLGMTASPERPDGIDIYELFDHNLACEIRLKDALEEDLLCPFHYFGISDLEIDGETVDDSTEFNQLVSDDRVNYLLEKSAYYGYSGDRIKALVFCSRKKEANELSKAFNKRGHPATVLTGDDSQQTREDAIYRLTNDEAKNKLEYIFTVDIFNEGVDIPEINQVLLVRPTQSPIIFIQQLGRGLRKFKNKDYVVILDFIGNYKNNFMIPIALSGDRSYDKDNIRRYLMEGNKVIPGASSISFDEVSKKRIYNSINNTSFSRIALFKEKYNNLKFKLGRIPMLLDFYENGEMDPLLILNHTAMDCYYSFLKKADKDYDEYLSEEEISSLKFISKNLASGKRPHELLILKSLIYNGYFSVESIEHLLKAEYDIQNDVKSIENAINVLNLEFSKKDKKDFSELSFMNEFLISNDFKEYLSHETYRKHVLDVIDYGLLKYKTEYNAQVEGENLTLYAKYSRRDVCRLLNWPNDDSSTLYGYRVKHNTCPIFVTYDKKEDISDSTKYLDEFVNKNVFSWMTRSRLKLDSKEVLAIKNYQKTNLKIHLFIKKSDDEGKDFYYMGQVEPFDFIQTTIRSKDKDLPIVNIKYNLHIPVKDELYDYFEDNMD
- a CDS encoding DUF2953 domain-containing protein; amino-acid sequence: MGLRISLSFEKTGSKLSAIVKINIFKKITVYNSSKEKESEEEADEKKGSKNLMNPLKNALPYITDFLKKTAKSIKVTKLENHLKFGLASYADTAQYIGYIWAINGFIKTLYPVSKVSAEPVFGDPVIDFKGCLDVDINLLKLILPVVSLISKKEIRILIKAFRGDKNER
- the dmpI gene encoding 4-oxalocrotonate tautomerase DmpI, which gives rise to MPVITIAGNDTIRVEDKREMVKKVSEIVADSYGLPIEAITVLVQAYPKESIGVAGELLSDRE
- a CDS encoding alanine--glyoxylate aminotransferase family protein; its protein translation is MDEILLMLPGPTTVHPRVLNAMSQAVVNHRGAKYGEILTETSELMSDVFQTSNQSYLLTGSGTAAMEAAISNVVNSGEKVLNVVGGKFGERFMKIANAHGITTEELAVEWGTAVTPEAIKAALDADEDIKAVSVVHNETSTGVAAPIEAIGKVMKDYDALYIVDTVSSLGGDYVDVDKFGIDVCITGSQKCIAAPPGMAAITLSDDAWAAADKVDSHTFYLDMQAAKKSGDKNPPQTPYTPSVSLTYAMNEALKMVMEEGLENRVARHHKAAKASVAAVKALGLELFADEKVSSATVTAVKMPEGITDADFRGTVRDKYGVELAGGQDHLKGNIFRIGHMGNISYKELVQTFAAIGMTLKGLGAIEDAGAGVASITESYL
- a CDS encoding YitT family protein; the protein is MIMNGNMIKRISLYVLGLFVMTAGIAFSFRSDLGSSPVSSIPYSMMHVWAIEVGFATILFHIALVILQFLILRENFKAKILLQVVAGVLFGYFTTLAVYLVSFVPKPPGLIGDFIFLGISIVVLAFGIFLYLPPHIVQLAGEGVMQAIAITYDLPFPKVKVGFDAAMVIISVVMCWIFIGNPLASVGIGTIVAAFLVGTVLEYIVKGFKKITGREVDLKQM
- a CDS encoding YitT family protein; translation: MDFFGNDRLTFKRVFNYLLGLWFITLGIGFSIKSNLGATPVSSVPYTLNLIWGIEIGQATIIFHAILVLIELVLLRKDFKVKHFLQVFVGILFGYFTSFSVGLMGFIPDSASILFELLLTCLSIFSVALGLFFYVPANIIPVSVDGVTQALAIAFNKPFSKTKVVYDVGLLVISLILCFVFLGVIGGSIGIGTILSAVFVGIVLKYIHKLNSYLTGEVVDFKQM
- a CDS encoding deoxyuridine 5'-triphosphate nucleotidohydrolase, which codes for MLGENELVKLFPDFKDLVQPSGIDLALDKIYTQESEGSLIDNEKNLPEIKELEGPVYTLKPHTAYLASIDRKIKIPKGYSMLYLPRSTLLRSFVSVQTAVGDPGFFGTLMFMIYNHGDYEYKIKKGDRIAQGVVFEVEGSGQYSGSYQEEE
- a CDS encoding GerW family sporulation protein yields the protein MAENIKTSVEELRKLISIENVVGKPIDAGDQFLIPVMRMGVGFGACENILGNDGNDTVGAGAGVEPVSMVIIPKNAKSGEGVKVVNLTKGTETNKALSDLGLIVSDLVKNYFSQSSDDYDESEYIEPEFTTTEEEDQ
- a CDS encoding thiamine pyrophosphate-binding protein — protein: MNVAAYLVKILEEEGLENIFGLPGEQILPFYKALKDSKINHVLVRHEQAAMHAADAYYKSSHKLSACVATAAPGALNFTMALAGAYKDNVPLLVLTGDNPTDLRNEDVFQSLPTSEIFRNIVDESFNPLNGTEAVYALRAAIYKIKHDPKGPVHINLSSDVLLSEDFQDFDLCYLCENDLSNVKKAQELINKSKKPLFVLGSGAISQREVLKLIAESNGIPVTTTFNSKGIIDENNPLNLGMIGSRGTPRADYALKNSDCIIALGARASERTFTSLEEIEDRLIHVNINKKHLKGDYPIQGSVEDFLCEADFKKADWLDEILEIDNKIAVEGLGDKTLPLRPQVAINEILKQYMDNIVIGDAGSHITWVTLLKKSSDFGQLLFQSALGPMGYGIPGAIGAAVANPDKKIIVINGDGDFQMNIQELATIKEYGLNILIFIINNSQYGIIRQHEVNKYGMEPYQTDLKNPDFVKVAEAYGLKAKRVEKLEDFQDAEDYDIMDVAVRFEDIPLPK